A DNA window from Anaerocolumna sp. AGMB13020 contains the following coding sequences:
- a CDS encoding pyridoxal phosphate-dependent aminotransferase yields MITSKEHFHGSDLEKIEALYGIKKEELVNFAGNVNPLGISPLLRQSLSERIDAITDYPDREYTSLRQSITDYLNKDRGTGSPITREDVLVGNGSTELISLMIQFISPSKALILSPTYSEYERELTLAGSRIDYFPLKEEEDFRLDCDALKAKLSKGYELLVICNPNNPTSSALTKDTLEDILTCCQEKNIYCMVDETYVEFAPVVNAITAVSLIADYSRLIIIRGISKFFAAPGLRLGYAVVGDKELIAKVNRRKNPWTINTLASLAGEIMFADEKYIGTTRDFTQKERQRIVTALKDIPDIKFYEPSANFILLQVQKSSPTSYELFEGAIKKGMLLRDCSNFPLLNNHFIRFCFMSEEANDKLLDYLKESLI; encoded by the coding sequence ATGATAACCTCGAAAGAACATTTTCACGGAAGTGATTTAGAAAAAATAGAAGCCCTTTATGGGATTAAGAAAGAAGAGCTTGTTAATTTTGCAGGAAACGTTAATCCATTGGGAATATCTCCCCTGCTGCGTCAGTCCTTATCAGAGCGCATCGATGCCATAACTGATTATCCGGACAGGGAATATACCTCCTTAAGGCAGAGTATCACCGATTATCTGAACAAAGACAGAGGAACCGGTTCTCCCATAACCAGAGAAGATGTGCTGGTTGGAAACGGTTCTACGGAACTGATCTCATTAATGATTCAGTTTATTTCCCCCTCAAAGGCTCTGATCCTTAGCCCTACTTACTCTGAGTACGAGCGGGAGCTCACGCTGGCAGGAAGCAGGATTGACTACTTCCCTCTAAAAGAGGAAGAGGATTTTCGCTTAGACTGTGACGCTTTAAAAGCAAAGTTATCCAAAGGGTATGAGCTTCTGGTAATCTGCAACCCAAACAATCCGACCTCCTCTGCTCTTACAAAGGATACCTTGGAGGATATCCTTACTTGCTGTCAGGAGAAAAACATTTACTGTATGGTAGATGAGACCTATGTGGAATTTGCTCCTGTTGTGAATGCCATTACGGCGGTTTCCCTCATCGCAGATTACAGCAGGCTGATTATCATCCGAGGAATCTCTAAGTTTTTTGCCGCTCCGGGACTTCGCCTGGGTTATGCAGTTGTCGGGGATAAGGAGCTCATCGCTAAGGTTAACCGCCGCAAAAATCCCTGGACAATCAACACACTTGCTTCCCTTGCAGGTGAGATCATGTTTGCAGATGAAAAATATATTGGTACAACCAGAGACTTTACCCAGAAAGAACGACAGCGTATAGTGACTGCATTAAAGGACATACCGGATATAAAATTTTACGAACCCTCTGCCAACTTTATCCTACTTCAGGTACAAAAGAGCAGTCCCACCTCTTATGAATTATTCGAAGGCGCAATAAAAAAGGGAATGCTGCTTCGTGACTGCAGCAACTTCCCTTTATTAAACAACCACTTTATACGTTTTTGCTTTATGTCGGAAGAAGCGAATGACAAACTACTGGACTATCTCAAAGAAAGCTTGATCTGA
- the nagB gene encoding glucosamine-6-phosphate deaminase, which translates to MRIYRATDYEDMSRKAANILSAQVILKPDSVLGLATGSTPIGIYKQLIEWYQKGDLDFKEVRTVNLDEYKGISPENPQSYHYFMKENLFRHVNINQSNTYLPDGLAKDGEKECSRFNEVIEQLGGIDIQLLGLGHNGHIGFNEPGDSFEKGTHCVALAQSTIEANSRLFKEGEEVPGEAYTMGIQSIMMARKIVLVVSGRDKAEILKAAINGPVTPLVPASILQLHNDFHVIAEKEAAALLECE; encoded by the coding sequence ATGCGAATATATAGAGCGACAGATTATGAGGATATGAGCAGAAAGGCGGCTAATATACTGTCGGCCCAGGTTATTCTTAAGCCTGACAGCGTTTTGGGGCTGGCAACTGGATCAACACCAATAGGAATTTACAAACAGCTGATTGAATGGTATCAAAAGGGGGATCTGGATTTTAAGGAAGTCAGGACGGTAAACCTTGACGAATACAAGGGAATCTCTCCGGAAAATCCACAGAGTTATCACTATTTTATGAAGGAGAATCTCTTTCGCCATGTGAATATCAATCAAAGCAATACCTATCTGCCGGATGGTCTGGCAAAGGACGGTGAAAAAGAATGCAGTCGGTTCAATGAAGTAATTGAACAACTGGGAGGAATCGATATACAGCTCCTGGGACTGGGGCATAACGGGCATATCGGGTTTAATGAACCCGGAGACAGCTTTGAGAAAGGCACCCATTGTGTTGCCTTGGCGCAATCAACGATAGAAGCCAATTCCCGTCTGTTCAAAGAAGGGGAAGAGGTACCAGGGGAAGCATATACCATGGGAATTCAGAGTATTATGATGGCCAGAAAAATCGTACTGGTTGTCAGTGGCAGGGACAAGGCAGAGATATTAAAAGCTGCAATAAACGGTCCGGTGACACCTTTGGTACCAGCCTCAATCTTACAGCTGCACAATGATTTTCATGTGATAGCTGAGAAAGAGGCTGCGGCATTATTGGAGTGTGAGTGA
- a CDS encoding glycoside hydrolase family 125 protein, with product MSTDLKQQRLNEAVSEIAEKVASRFQDNQKLYQTFINCFESTAKTTTKFLKEDEVFVFTGDIAAMWLRDSSAQVVHYLPFLKEYDILEEFVRGLIKRQMKYILIDPYANAFNETANGNCWEVDITKSNPWNWERKYEVDSLCYPVWLLHEYYERTGNRHIFTFEVKLVFEEIIRLWAKEQNHETQSDYSFVRLNCPPSDTLTREGKGEPTAYTGMTWSGFRPSDDACRYGYLIPSNMFAVVVLGYMEKFLREFYKDAELAEQAAKLKDSIEQGIRQYGIVETEEYGKVYAYETDGLGSYNLMDDANVPSLLSIPWLKYREKDDSIYENTRRFLLSRNNPYYYEGTAAKGIGSPHTPDQYIWHIALTMEGLTAAEQEEKVRLLNTLLSTDADKMVMHEGFCCNEPKLYTREWFAWANSLFALFVMSLYEQ from the coding sequence ATGAGTACGGATTTGAAACAGCAACGCCTGAACGAGGCGGTTAGCGAGATAGCAGAGAAAGTTGCTTCTCGCTTTCAGGACAATCAGAAATTATACCAGACCTTTATCAATTGTTTTGAGAGTACGGCAAAGACTACTACAAAATTTCTGAAGGAGGATGAGGTATTTGTATTTACGGGAGATATTGCAGCTATGTGGCTAAGGGATTCTTCTGCGCAGGTGGTGCACTATCTTCCTTTTTTGAAGGAGTACGACATTCTGGAGGAATTTGTAAGAGGTCTTATTAAGAGGCAGATGAAATATATACTCATTGATCCTTATGCCAATGCCTTTAATGAAACAGCTAACGGCAACTGTTGGGAAGTGGATATCACGAAAAGCAATCCCTGGAACTGGGAGAGGAAATATGAAGTGGATTCTTTATGTTATCCTGTCTGGCTACTGCACGAATATTATGAAAGAACTGGTAATCGTCATATCTTTACCTTTGAAGTTAAATTGGTCTTTGAGGAGATTATAAGGCTGTGGGCCAAAGAGCAAAACCATGAGACGCAGTCAGATTATTCTTTTGTCCGTCTTAACTGCCCGCCTTCTGATACGCTGACCAGAGAAGGAAAAGGTGAACCAACCGCCTATACGGGGATGACCTGGTCAGGCTTTCGTCCCAGTGATGATGCCTGCCGTTATGGATATTTGATTCCTTCCAATATGTTTGCGGTGGTGGTACTAGGTTATATGGAGAAATTCCTTAGAGAATTCTATAAAGATGCTGAGCTGGCAGAGCAGGCGGCAAAGCTTAAGGATAGTATAGAGCAGGGCATCCGTCAGTACGGCATCGTTGAGACAGAGGAGTATGGTAAAGTATATGCATATGAAACGGATGGTCTTGGCAGCTATAACTTAATGGATGATGCCAACGTTCCAAGTTTATTATCAATTCCCTGGCTGAAATACCGGGAGAAGGACGATTCCATTTATGAAAATACCAGAAGGTTCCTTTTAAGCCGAAATAATCCTTATTATTACGAAGGCACAGCCGCAAAAGGTATTGGCAGCCCGCATACACCTGACCAGTATATCTGGCACATTGCCCTGACCATGGAGGGACTTACAGCAGCAGAGCAGGAAGAGAAAGTAAGGCTTCTAAACACCCTTTTGTCTACAGATGCGGATAAAATGGTAATGCATGAGGGGTTCTGTTGTAATGAACCAAAGCTTTATACAAGAGAATGGTTTGCCTGGGCCAACTCCCTGTTTGCCCTGTTTGTAATGTCACTTTACGAGCAATAG
- a CDS encoding DUF5716 family protein, with amino-acid sequence MTDRKKLLLGIDFGKDYIQICFYNHKTMEPESITLSQGKYLYPALVGSKTGGKEWAYGEEVLSLEQEGLCQKADNLLEKAMAGDEILLYDKAYTAAFLLEKLFRKCLTLVTLKFPGESIGKITITVKKLNENLKAALTEAFYNMGIKEDRLVLQSNSLSCEYYALSQKKELWLNDVGLFHMDEEEFYYSQISINRRLSPIPVGISRRDLSDILSLEEVEKDDRERAEYCFLNLAKGILHKQLISTIYVTGAGFEGDWVDNALKELCTGRRVFKGQNLYAKGACYTSREKENEQSGALKEYIFLDSDRINALITAAGYKEGEAADIPLWDGYKAWYDIPCTQEFIITESNVINLQVKDLFTLKKEYHQIVLEGLEVKKDKSARVEISLTFQDDRTAEIKVRDTGFGQFRKSSGLRWEKLIKLFEDADNTEKESAGVLILCDKVKAEVPYRFKITGTVVHNTEELYYYIHHNFLLLTDELLEEEFLLWVERELKQVEKALKLREIKTMLSGYEALLEAAAVFLLDTDYYTKTEAEEFLNKQKERKNISPAEMALKKGDSFLAHGQYADAGLIYEILINNHSNTLTTEVTGRIRHNLGICRLHLEGLLRAKSEFMEAYRLNGSEESKRQYYLCVLLSGETMEEADLSDATEGNQKLVHETYIETLKEEIQQSLLRFKDSDNYMKLAALKEAKDTGRLNDFKREVNDIIALYKEEYRKENS; translated from the coding sequence ATGACTGACAGAAAAAAACTTCTGTTAGGGATTGATTTCGGAAAGGATTATATCCAGATATGTTTTTATAATCATAAGACCATGGAACCGGAATCCATAACCTTAAGCCAGGGAAAGTATCTCTATCCGGCACTGGTAGGAAGTAAGACAGGTGGTAAGGAATGGGCTTACGGAGAAGAAGTTCTGAGCCTTGAGCAGGAGGGCTTGTGTCAGAAGGCAGATAATCTGCTTGAAAAAGCTATGGCGGGGGATGAAATTCTGCTATATGATAAGGCTTACACGGCAGCCTTCCTTCTGGAAAAACTCTTTCGTAAATGCCTGACCCTTGTTACCTTGAAATTTCCCGGCGAAAGCATCGGTAAAATAACCATAACCGTAAAAAAGTTAAATGAGAATCTAAAAGCAGCACTTACAGAAGCTTTTTATAATATGGGAATCAAAGAGGACAGGCTTGTTCTTCAAAGCAATTCCCTTAGTTGTGAATACTATGCTCTCAGTCAGAAAAAGGAGCTGTGGCTTAATGATGTAGGGCTATTTCATATGGATGAAGAGGAATTTTATTATAGTCAGATAAGCATAAACAGAAGATTAAGTCCCATACCAGTTGGAATAAGCAGAAGAGATTTGAGTGACATCTTAAGCCTGGAAGAAGTGGAGAAGGATGACAGAGAGCGGGCAGAGTATTGTTTTCTTAATCTTGCCAAAGGAATTCTTCATAAGCAGCTGATTTCTACTATTTATGTAACCGGAGCAGGTTTTGAAGGTGACTGGGTCGACAATGCCCTTAAGGAACTATGTACCGGCAGGAGAGTATTTAAAGGACAGAATCTATATGCCAAAGGAGCGTGCTATACCTCCAGGGAAAAAGAGAATGAACAGTCCGGTGCACTAAAGGAATATATCTTTCTGGACTCAGACCGTATAAATGCCCTTATAACAGCAGCGGGTTACAAGGAGGGTGAAGCGGCAGATATTCCGCTTTGGGACGGTTATAAGGCCTGGTATGATATACCCTGCACCCAGGAATTCATTATAACAGAAAGCAATGTTATAAATTTGCAGGTGAAGGATTTATTCACATTAAAAAAGGAATATCACCAAATAGTTCTGGAAGGCTTAGAGGTAAAAAAAGATAAGTCAGCACGTGTAGAAATATCCCTGACTTTTCAGGATGATAGAACAGCGGAAATAAAAGTAAGAGATACTGGTTTTGGGCAATTCAGAAAGTCTTCCGGCTTAAGATGGGAAAAACTTATAAAACTCTTTGAGGATGCAGATAATACAGAAAAAGAGAGTGCTGGAGTGCTTATTTTATGCGATAAGGTCAAGGCAGAAGTTCCTTACCGATTTAAAATAACCGGCACGGTTGTTCATAATACAGAAGAACTTTATTATTATATTCATCATAATTTCCTGCTCCTCACAGATGAGCTTTTGGAGGAGGAATTTCTTCTTTGGGTAGAACGGGAGCTTAAGCAAGTTGAAAAAGCGTTGAAGCTAAGAGAGATAAAAACGATGTTATCCGGCTATGAAGCACTTTTGGAAGCTGCAGCGGTTTTCTTGCTGGATACAGATTATTATACAAAGACAGAAGCTGAAGAATTTTTGAATAAGCAAAAGGAACGAAAGAATATCTCTCCTGCAGAAATGGCATTAAAAAAAGGAGATTCCTTTTTAGCCCATGGGCAGTATGCGGATGCAGGATTGATCTATGAAATCCTGATAAACAATCACAGCAATACGTTGACTACAGAGGTTACAGGCAGAATTCGTCATAATCTTGGAATCTGCAGGCTTCATCTGGAAGGCTTATTAAGAGCTAAGTCAGAGTTTATGGAAGCTTACCGTTTAAATGGCAGTGAAGAGTCCAAAAGACAGTATTACCTGTGTGTACTGCTTTCAGGGGAAACGATGGAAGAAGCAGACTTATCAGATGCTACAGAAGGTAATCAGAAATTAGTCCATGAAACCTATATAGAAACCTTAAAGGAAGAGATACAGCAGAGCCTGTTACGCTTTAAGGACAGCGATAATTATATGAAATTAGCGGCTCTTAAGGAAGCAAAAGATACCGGAAGGCTTAACGATTTCAAGCGGGAAGTTAATGATATAATAGCTCTATATAAAGAAGAGTACCGCAAAGAGAATTCATAA
- a CDS encoding DUF5717 family protein — MKEKIKQLAEGIFEYEAPFLVLSEKELIITVDAGGCYTGSLTVENSLGTIVKGQCYSTGTFFTLKNKEFEGVRSEITFSVQGRNLTPGDMIRGELHIVSTSGEAKLPYYISAEPPYLNSSLGKIKDFFHFTNLAKADWAEAVKLFKSEEFREFLKFRDKKYLTLYDGLRKSRSYSQALEEFLVTVRKKTPVNIIVDKNILEYEVSTESFMDKVTLMKDNWGYEEIRVTWDGDFIIPEHKIIWSDYFVGNVYPLEFVIQPEKMRRGKNYGRLILTSVHETIVVEIVAVKKPEEKENTRKKPQIRRKVTACVRNYLDFRKNLLSPEEYTEKTEVELHGLKVGDKENIMWYKLLEIHLLQVKDKDSEERQEELKEALNTLKAEILEGKQTSLAIVCAFWYLTALVYKNSEASEAALKEIQAAYRMNSSDYRILWFLLYTDKKYESNRNLALDMIKKQYYNGCRSPYMYLEAFMILREHPVYLTELGDFETQLILFGVKEEYISEELAGQYAYLAGKKRDFTRGVYLCLSLLYNYFSELDDTAAPSVLISILSAICSLLIKGHKRGRKYFAWYQLGVREQLRITELYEYYLYSLEEEQYTLLQSKLPQNKLPQQVLLYFIYNSSLSDKKKAFLYAYVIQNKEELGPIYKSYSKKIENFAGRMLKEHAIDRNYAVIYEELITLNGLTEEISKNLPFVMFKQELCCSNNAVKGVITIHGQTGEEVYTPLVSNTANIDIYMENYEILLVDSQDNRYSNTIEYTLYPFFNKDSYLKDCLLHNSQNTMVLLYYADKIDTYQKFDQASVVIRRKLSEVPSLKESYRSKLLMELVSFYYDNFQGELLEEYLMQLDLTKLNKNDRLKVMELLIIRNYNEEAENALYEFGFEGIQVNRLLKAAINLLGKYTEKKEFLLKLCHFIYKAGKYNEEILRYLAEYYEGTTGELYSLWEAALSFEINTYVLEERLLAQMLVTREYLLNSPEVFLKYYQRGSNRKLIRAFLSYHGYKYLMNGRILKAELFDVMKRELIYEENDVCMLALLKKLSEEEFFEESEKEFVDYNLQSFIRRGIILPFFKNFKGVIPLNPKITEKYLVEYIADPSSKVIIHYRLENKEEEFTSEEMKDMFLGIRVKDFTVFQDENLQYYISEGDSHQTNITESGSIKAEQEMQLEEDTPLDQINFMLTALEMNDNTSVLDSMWNYGKNRHLIIDLFKPI, encoded by the coding sequence TTGAAGGAGAAAATAAAACAGCTGGCTGAAGGTATCTTTGAATACGAAGCACCTTTTTTAGTATTGTCTGAGAAAGAGTTAATTATAACGGTAGATGCAGGCGGCTGCTATACAGGCTCTCTCACTGTCGAGAACTCACTGGGAACTATAGTTAAGGGGCAGTGTTATTCTACCGGTACATTTTTTACTTTGAAGAATAAGGAATTTGAAGGTGTACGGAGCGAGATTACCTTTAGTGTTCAGGGCAGGAATCTGACGCCTGGAGATATGATACGAGGAGAACTCCATATTGTAAGTACCAGCGGAGAGGCAAAGCTGCCGTATTATATATCCGCAGAACCACCGTATCTTAACTCCTCTCTGGGTAAAATCAAAGACTTCTTCCACTTTACCAATCTTGCCAAAGCAGACTGGGCAGAAGCAGTGAAGTTGTTCAAATCAGAAGAATTCAGAGAGTTCCTAAAATTTCGTGATAAAAAATATCTTACCCTCTATGACGGCTTACGAAAGAGCAGATCCTATAGTCAGGCCCTGGAAGAATTTCTGGTTACCGTTCGTAAGAAAACCCCAGTTAATATTATTGTTGATAAGAATATTTTAGAATATGAGGTCAGCACAGAGAGCTTTATGGACAAAGTGACCCTGATGAAGGATAACTGGGGTTATGAGGAGATAAGGGTTACCTGGGATGGAGATTTTATTATTCCGGAGCATAAGATTATCTGGTCAGATTATTTTGTAGGAAATGTCTACCCCCTGGAGTTTGTAATACAGCCGGAAAAGATGCGCAGAGGGAAGAACTACGGAAGGCTTATACTTACGTCTGTCCATGAGACAATTGTAGTAGAAATAGTCGCTGTTAAAAAGCCCGAAGAGAAAGAAAATACTCGTAAGAAACCACAAATCAGGCGAAAAGTCACTGCCTGCGTGAGAAATTACCTGGATTTTCGTAAAAACCTCCTGAGTCCGGAGGAATATACAGAGAAGACAGAAGTAGAATTACATGGTCTGAAAGTAGGGGACAAAGAGAATATCATGTGGTATAAGCTTCTGGAGATACATCTTCTTCAGGTAAAGGATAAGGATTCAGAAGAAAGACAGGAGGAGTTAAAGGAAGCTTTAAACACCCTGAAAGCTGAAATCCTGGAGGGAAAGCAGACCTCACTTGCAATCGTCTGCGCCTTCTGGTATCTAACCGCTTTGGTTTACAAAAACAGCGAGGCCTCAGAGGCAGCCTTAAAGGAAATACAGGCAGCCTACCGCATGAATTCCTCAGACTATCGGATTCTGTGGTTTCTCTTATATACGGATAAGAAGTATGAGAGCAATAGAAATCTGGCTCTGGATATGATCAAGAAGCAGTATTACAACGGCTGCCGCAGTCCCTATATGTATCTGGAGGCCTTCATGATCTTACGTGAGCATCCGGTCTATTTAACGGAACTTGGGGACTTTGAAACCCAACTTATTTTATTCGGGGTGAAGGAAGAATACATAAGCGAGGAACTGGCGGGACAATATGCCTACCTTGCAGGGAAGAAAAGAGATTTTACAAGAGGTGTATATCTATGCCTCTCATTGTTGTACAATTATTTTTCTGAATTGGATGATACAGCGGCTCCATCTGTACTTATCAGTATCCTTTCCGCAATTTGCAGTTTGCTGATCAAAGGACATAAACGTGGCAGGAAGTATTTTGCCTGGTATCAGCTGGGAGTCAGGGAACAGCTTCGGATCACAGAATTGTATGAATATTATCTCTATTCCCTTGAGGAGGAGCAATATACACTGCTCCAGTCAAAACTGCCTCAGAATAAGCTTCCGCAGCAGGTGCTTTTGTATTTTATCTATAACAGCAGTTTAAGTGATAAAAAGAAAGCTTTCCTGTATGCTTATGTGATTCAGAACAAAGAGGAATTAGGCCCAATATACAAAAGCTACAGCAAGAAGATAGAGAACTTTGCGGGACGAATGCTGAAAGAGCATGCCATAGACAGGAATTACGCAGTTATTTATGAGGAGCTTATTACCTTAAACGGATTAACGGAGGAGATTTCAAAAAATCTTCCTTTTGTAATGTTCAAACAGGAGCTGTGCTGCAGTAATAATGCAGTAAAAGGTGTAATAACCATTCATGGGCAAACGGGTGAAGAGGTATACACACCACTTGTCTCAAATACAGCAAATATAGATATCTACATGGAGAATTATGAAATACTGCTGGTAGATTCACAGGATAACAGATATTCCAATACCATAGAGTACACCCTTTACCCTTTCTTTAACAAAGATAGTTATCTGAAGGACTGCCTGCTGCATAACAGCCAGAATACCATGGTGTTACTGTATTATGCGGATAAGATTGACACTTATCAGAAGTTTGACCAGGCCTCTGTTGTAATCCGCAGGAAACTGTCAGAGGTTCCCTCCCTTAAGGAAAGTTACAGGAGTAAGCTTTTAATGGAACTGGTATCCTTTTATTATGACAATTTTCAGGGAGAGCTGTTAGAAGAATACCTGATGCAGCTAGATCTGACGAAGTTAAATAAAAACGACCGCTTAAAGGTCATGGAACTGCTTATAATCAGAAACTATAATGAGGAAGCGGAAAATGCCCTTTATGAATTTGGCTTTGAGGGTATACAGGTCAACAGGCTGCTAAAGGCAGCAATTAATCTTCTTGGCAAATATACGGAGAAGAAGGAATTCTTATTAAAGCTCTGTCATTTTATTTATAAGGCAGGTAAATACAATGAAGAAATACTGCGGTATCTTGCAGAATACTATGAAGGAACCACCGGCGAGCTCTATAGTTTATGGGAAGCAGCCTTAAGCTTTGAGATTAATACCTATGTACTTGAGGAGAGACTTCTGGCGCAGATGCTGGTAACCAGGGAGTATCTGCTGAACTCACCGGAGGTATTCCTGAAATATTATCAAAGAGGCAGTAACCGTAAACTGATACGTGCATTTTTATCCTATCATGGTTACAAATATCTGATGAACGGCAGAATTCTAAAAGCAGAGTTATTTGACGTTATGAAACGGGAACTGATCTATGAGGAAAACGATGTCTGCATGCTTGCTCTGCTTAAGAAACTATCGGAAGAAGAGTTTTTTGAAGAAAGCGAGAAGGAATTTGTGGATTATAACCTGCAAAGTTTTATAAGACGGGGAATTATCCTTCCATTTTTCAAAAATTTCAAAGGAGTTATACCGTTAAATCCAAAAATAACCGAAAAATACTTAGTGGAATATATCGCGGATCCTTCCAGCAAGGTTATCATACACTACCGGCTGGAAAACAAAGAAGAAGAATTTACATCGGAGGAAATGAAGGATATGTTTCTTGGAATACGGGTAAAGGACTTTACCGTATTTCAGGATGAGAATCTGCAATATTATATCTCAGAAGGCGACAGCCACCAGACCAATATTACGGAGAGCGGCAGCATAAAGGCTGAGCAGGAGATGCAGCTGGAAGAAGATACACCGCTGGATCAGATTAATTTTATGCTTACGGCTTTGGAAATGAACGATAACACCAGCGTTCTGGACAGTATGTGGAATTATGGAAAAAACAGGCACCTCATTATAGATTTATTTAAACCCATTTAG
- a CDS encoding MFS transporter, with protein MQKNRKMLLFISFMLIMIVMGASDSLRGLFGMVFQEHFQLTNTQVSMIITVSYLGNLVFLFFGGYFLDTFPKKKVFLAVLGIWMSGALLFLLTESYVFLLAGMFLCMGASTLLNTTINILVPVVFAASPGLIVNVLFFVQGIGTSGSQNVIGRYSANFTSWKTVNLLLFLLAIGGAVLFGLNELPQIKKEKEVKVSYGAIMKTRAFLFLTLLFGTYFIAEHGVLNWLMMYGTKELNFENGKAAGYLSVFFAGMTIGRLVFAPVVQRIGVSKSIGIFSTAGMILYVAGIAFGSRAFLLLSLSGFSLSIVYPTLILMIRNFYEEDRIARATGAIISLATICDITFNMIFGKLIDRIGLGTAFIILPASLVIFWILYLVFVKLMKGAHPDLRHGFKG; from the coding sequence ATGCAAAAGAATAGAAAGATGCTTCTATTTATCAGTTTTATGCTTATCATGATTGTTATGGGAGCAAGCGACAGCCTGCGAGGTCTCTTTGGTATGGTGTTTCAGGAACATTTTCAGCTTACCAATACCCAGGTGTCAATGATAATCACAGTCAGCTATTTGGGAAACCTTGTGTTTTTGTTCTTCGGGGGGTATTTTCTGGATACCTTCCCAAAGAAGAAAGTGTTTCTGGCTGTATTAGGAATCTGGATGTCAGGTGCGCTTTTGTTCCTGCTTACGGAGAGTTATGTATTTCTGCTGGCAGGTATGTTCCTGTGTATGGGAGCGTCCACACTTCTTAACACTACCATTAATATACTTGTTCCCGTTGTCTTTGCAGCGTCCCCGGGGCTGATCGTAAATGTATTGTTTTTTGTCCAGGGAATAGGAACCAGTGGCAGTCAGAATGTAATCGGAAGGTATTCCGCGAATTTTACCAGCTGGAAGACGGTTAACCTGCTGCTTTTCCTACTGGCAATTGGAGGAGCAGTATTATTTGGTTTAAATGAGCTGCCCCAGATAAAGAAAGAAAAAGAAGTGAAGGTATCCTATGGGGCGATTATGAAAACACGCGCCTTCCTGTTTCTCACCCTGCTCTTTGGTACATATTTTATTGCCGAACACGGTGTTTTGAACTGGCTGATGATGTATGGAACAAAAGAGCTGAATTTTGAAAATGGCAAAGCAGCCGGATATCTGTCTGTTTTCTTTGCAGGAATGACAATTGGACGTCTGGTATTTGCACCGGTGGTACAAAGAATAGGGGTATCAAAAAGTATCGGTATCTTCAGTACGGCGGGAATGATTTTGTATGTGGCAGGGATTGCTTTTGGGAGCAGGGCTTTTCTATTGCTGAGTTTATCAGGTTTTAGTCTCTCTATTGTATATCCCACCCTTATACTTATGATCAGGAACTTTTATGAAGAAGACAGAATAGCCAGAGCAACTGGAGCCATTATCAGCCTTGCAACAATCTGTGATATCACTTTTAATATGATATTTGGAAAGTTAATAGACAGAATAGGGCTTGGTACTGCTTTTATCATTCTGCCTGCAAGCTTGGTGATATTCTGGATATTGTATCTGGTTTTTGTAAAGCTCATGAAAGGGGCTCATCCGGATTTGAGACACGGATTTAAAGGATAA